The following are encoded in a window of Pseudomonas sp. St316 genomic DNA:
- a CDS encoding AAA family ATPase, with product MKVVVLTGPESSGKSWLAAQLQEHFGGVRVDEYVRHFMEQTQRDTCLADITDIATGQLAWEDEARARRPALLILDTHLLSNILWSQTLFGDCPDWLEPALLARHYDVHLLLSPEQVEWTGDGLRCQPELAERLAFFEAIEAWLSGHQQPFQVIEGDWAQRQQQVFAVVAQLLQGDLFHY from the coding sequence ATGAAGGTGGTGGTACTGACCGGCCCGGAATCCAGCGGCAAGAGTTGGCTGGCGGCGCAATTGCAGGAACACTTTGGTGGCGTGCGAGTGGATGAGTACGTACGCCACTTCATGGAGCAAACCCAGCGCGATACCTGCCTGGCCGACATCACCGACATCGCCACCGGCCAACTGGCCTGGGAAGATGAGGCGCGTGCCCGCCGTCCGGCGCTGTTGATCCTCGACACGCACCTGCTGAGCAATATCCTCTGGAGCCAGACCTTGTTCGGCGACTGCCCGGACTGGCTCGAGCCGGCCCTGCTGGCCCGCCATTACGACGTGCACCTGTTGCTGAGCCCCGAGCAGGTCGAATGGACCGGCGACGGTTTGCGTTGCCAGCCTGAACTGGCAGAACGACTGGCGTTTTTTGAGGCGATCGAGGCTTGGCTGAGCGGACATCAGCAACCGTTCCAGGTCATTGAAGGCGATTGGGCGCAACGCCAACAGCAAGTGTTCGCTGTCGTTGCCCAACTGCTTCAGGGTGATCTGTTCCATTACTGA
- a CDS encoding adhesin — protein sequence MKPVLFLLSLLSSFTVFADPGVAVVSNANLQDSGSHYTGNFNVNQAAGYQTQQTNTRAIAIGSHAQASTRVQQHVDTPADPSMNATARIGGHSFSNGNGVLGVNQSAGANNQMANVMRVGISAHPQSIDDSALSQQNVALLPNSGATGAPTGSRQVVTSDQAFTGSRGVIQVNQSAGVGNRMANTLSIRVAD from the coding sequence ATGAAGCCCGTGCTGTTTCTGCTTTCCCTGCTCAGCTCTTTCACTGTATTTGCCGATCCAGGTGTTGCGGTGGTCAGTAACGCCAACCTGCAGGATTCCGGCAGCCATTACACCGGCAACTTCAACGTCAACCAGGCGGCCGGCTACCAGACCCAGCAAACCAACACCCGGGCGATCGCCATTGGCAGCCACGCCCAGGCCAGCACCCGCGTGCAACAACACGTCGACACGCCGGCCGACCCTTCCATGAACGCCACCGCCCGTATCGGCGGTCACTCCTTCAGCAACGGCAACGGTGTGCTGGGCGTCAACCAGTCCGCCGGGGCCAACAACCAGATGGCCAATGTCATGCGGGTGGGCATCAGTGCCCATCCGCAGAGCATTGATGACAGCGCCCTTTCTCAACAGAACGTGGCGTTGCTACCGAACTCAGGAGCAACTGGCGCCCCAACCGGCAGTCGCCAGGTCGTTACCAGCGACCAGGCCTTCACCGGCAGCCGAGGGGTAATCCAGGTGAACCAGAGCGCCGGGGTGGGGAACCGCATGGCTAACACCCTGAGCATCCGAGTCGCTGATTGA
- a CDS encoding heme utilization protein, translated as MKPTMALKPLVFALAAVMTMAAQAGGNDNNNGHGNGHGHGNGHQQGPTLDQMLSISAGAGATVLDEQNSDGNVVTNQATRNTAEATDSLNGSNGNMGANIAGGDGNQQDNAAALATADENFIFGSAVAASSATQVNNNNYVKNNSTQNNASLTNAGNNGSGNIGINVTAGNFNQQKNNLAIAVSGGRVAQAAAAADQSSTGLVVDNKGVRTYKTDTLTSTYSASGTFKAKGTGTAEDNDHGGWDNKGGGYGGGHDDDKFKFSAVGTFELAGSNTQQVLTRDGWKNPVINNATMTNSMNGFSGNGGANVSAGVGNQQSNSLSIAAGCKACM; from the coding sequence ATGAAACCTACAATGGCACTCAAACCATTGGTTTTCGCTCTCGCCGCGGTCATGACAATGGCGGCACAAGCGGGAGGAAACGACAACAACAATGGCCATGGCAATGGCCACGGTCACGGCAATGGCCATCAGCAAGGGCCGACGCTGGATCAAATGCTCTCCATCAGTGCCGGCGCTGGGGCTACGGTGCTGGACGAGCAGAACAGCGACGGTAACGTGGTGACCAACCAGGCCACCAGAAACACCGCTGAAGCCACTGACTCGCTCAATGGCAGCAACGGCAACATGGGCGCCAACATTGCCGGCGGCGACGGCAACCAGCAGGACAACGCCGCCGCCCTGGCCACCGCCGACGAAAACTTCATCTTCGGCTCGGCTGTCGCCGCCTCCAGCGCCACCCAGGTCAATAACAACAACTACGTCAAGAACAACTCGACGCAAAACAACGCCTCGCTCACCAATGCGGGCAACAATGGCTCCGGCAACATCGGCATCAACGTGACCGCCGGGAACTTCAACCAACAGAAAAACAACCTGGCCATCGCCGTATCCGGGGGCCGTGTCGCACAGGCCGCCGCCGCGGCTGACCAGTCCTCCACCGGCCTTGTGGTCGACAACAAAGGCGTGCGGACCTACAAGACCGACACCCTCACCAGCACCTACAGCGCCTCCGGCACGTTCAAGGCCAAAGGTACCGGTACCGCCGAAGACAACGATCACGGCGGCTGGGACAACAAAGGCGGCGGCTATGGCGGCGGTCACGATGACGACAAGTTCAAGTTCTCCGCCGTGGGGACCTTCGAACTGGCCGGCAGCAACACTCAGCAGGTGCTGACCCGCGACGGTTGGAAAAACCCTGTGATCAACAACGCCACCATGACCAACTCCATGAACGGCTTCTCCGGTAACGGCGGCGCCAACGTGTCCGCAGGCGTGGGCAACCAGCAGAGCAACTCGCTGTCCATCGCTGCCGGCTGCAAGGCTTGCATGTAA
- a CDS encoding C39 family peptidase: protein MRVTAVSLLLCLACVAEAAQMPVAALPGGMLVYKPVQSVRERKFSDIVEQKTDFSCGAAALATVLRQAYWLDVDEEHVIKGMLVNADQNLVRTQGFSMLDMKRYVEAIGMRARGYRIPPEKLEAVTIPVVVLMEIRGYKHFVVLQRTDKQWVYIGDPVLGHKRYAHDEFVKGWNGIVFAIVGPGYDKTNALRSPPQPLTARNKLDGFNPVRDAELMDFGFIQSDFF from the coding sequence ATGCGTGTCACTGCCGTTTCCCTGCTGCTCTGCCTGGCCTGCGTGGCCGAAGCGGCGCAGATGCCCGTCGCCGCCCTGCCTGGCGGCATGCTGGTCTACAAACCGGTGCAAAGCGTACGCGAACGCAAGTTCAGCGACATCGTCGAGCAGAAAACCGATTTCAGTTGCGGTGCCGCCGCGCTGGCCACGGTATTGCGCCAGGCCTATTGGCTTGACGTCGACGAAGAGCACGTCATCAAAGGCATGCTGGTCAATGCCGACCAGAACCTGGTTCGTACCCAGGGGTTTTCCATGCTGGACATGAAGCGCTACGTGGAAGCCATCGGCATGCGCGCCCGAGGCTACCGGATACCGCCAGAGAAACTCGAAGCGGTGACGATTCCGGTGGTGGTCCTGATGGAAATACGCGGCTACAAGCACTTCGTGGTGTTGCAGCGGACCGACAAGCAATGGGTCTACATCGGCGACCCGGTGCTGGGCCACAAGCGCTACGCCCATGATGAGTTCGTCAAAGGCTGGAACGGCATCGTCTTTGCGATCGTCGGCCCGGGCTATGACAAGACCAATGCGCTACGCAGCCCTCCTCAACCCCTGACCGCCCGTAACAAGCTGGACGGTTTCAACCCGGTCAGGGATGCGGAACTGATGGATTTCGGCTTCATACAGAGCGACTTTTTCTAA
- a CDS encoding sigma-54 dependent transcriptional regulator, with protein MIEASTSRRLLVVDPCDDCHRLLPGLRTIGWDVDSCSLEHASDRTCDVGLLRLQPFHLERPEAVKELISRSGTEWIAVLNQEVLRLQNVGDFVCEWFFDFHTLPFDVSRVQVTLGRAFGMARLRGQGSIHIDQPEHHLLGDSKPIRELRKLLSKLAPAESPVLIRGESGTGKELVARTLHCQSHRRNKPFIAINCGAIPEHLIQSELFGHEKGAFTGAHQRKIGRIEAAHGGTLFLDEIGDLPLELQANLLRFLQEKHIERVGGSQPIAVDVRVLAATHVDLEAAIEHKRFREDLYYRLNVLQVVMAPLRERHGDLAMLASHFSHFYSQETGRRPRSFSDDALVAMGMHDWPGNVRELANRVRRGLVLAEGRQIEARDLGLASHQAVAAPMGTLEDYKTRAERQALSDVLNRHSDNLSVAARVLGVSRPTFYRLLHKHQIR; from the coding sequence ATGATCGAAGCCAGTACGTCACGTCGTCTGCTCGTGGTTGATCCCTGCGACGATTGTCATCGCCTGTTGCCAGGCCTGCGCACCATTGGCTGGGATGTGGACAGTTGCTCCCTCGAACACGCCAGCGATCGGACGTGTGACGTCGGCCTTTTGCGATTGCAGCCTTTTCATCTGGAGCGCCCGGAAGCGGTCAAGGAGTTGATCAGCCGTAGCGGCACCGAATGGATCGCTGTGCTCAACCAGGAAGTGTTGCGCCTGCAAAACGTCGGTGATTTTGTCTGCGAGTGGTTTTTCGACTTCCATACCTTGCCCTTCGACGTGTCCAGGGTCCAGGTGACACTGGGCCGGGCGTTTGGCATGGCGCGCCTGCGGGGACAGGGTTCGATCCACATTGATCAGCCCGAACATCACCTGCTGGGCGACAGCAAGCCGATTCGCGAACTGCGCAAATTGTTAAGCAAGCTGGCGCCCGCCGAGTCGCCGGTATTGATTCGAGGTGAGAGCGGTACCGGCAAGGAGCTGGTGGCGCGCACCCTGCATTGTCAGTCTCACCGACGCAACAAGCCGTTTATCGCCATCAACTGCGGTGCCATCCCGGAACACCTGATCCAGTCCGAGTTGTTCGGGCATGAGAAGGGCGCGTTCACCGGGGCTCACCAACGCAAGATCGGGCGGATCGAGGCGGCCCACGGTGGCACGTTGTTTCTCGATGAAATCGGCGACTTGCCGTTGGAGCTACAGGCCAACCTGCTGCGTTTCCTGCAGGAAAAACACATTGAGCGGGTCGGTGGCAGCCAGCCGATTGCGGTCGATGTGCGAGTCTTGGCCGCCACCCACGTGGACCTTGAGGCGGCCATCGAGCACAAGCGTTTTCGCGAGGACCTGTATTACCGCTTGAACGTGTTGCAAGTAGTGATGGCGCCGCTGCGCGAGCGTCATGGTGACCTGGCGATGCTGGCCAGCCACTTTTCCCATTTCTACAGCCAGGAAACCGGTCGCCGCCCCCGCAGCTTCAGCGACGATGCATTGGTGGCGATGGGTATGCATGACTGGCCCGGCAATGTGCGGGAACTGGCCAACCGCGTCCGTCGCGGTTTGGTGTTGGCCGAAGGGCGTCAAATCGAAGCCCGGGACCTCGGCCTGGCCAGCCACCAGGCCGTCGCGGCGCCGATGGGTACGCTGGAGGACTACAAGACCCGCGCCGAGCGCCAGGCCTTGAGCGATGTGCTCAACCGTCACAGCGACAACCTGAGCGTGGCCGCCAGGGTGCTGGGCGTATCCCGGCCGACGTTCTATCGCCTGCTGCACAAACATCAGATCCGCTGA